From a region of the Pontixanthobacter gangjinensis genome:
- a CDS encoding branched-chain amino acid aminotransferase, protein MQFKTLPHPTPTPAKTRDAALADPGFGKLFSDHMVVIDYLEGKGWHNATVGPREAISLDPAASVLHYAQEIFEGMKAYKQEDGSIALFRPEENARRFNDSADRMAMPRIPEELFLEAVRQQVAADSDWFPTVDGGSLYLRPFMFASEAFLGVRPAKEYKFIVIASPAGNYFKSGVPAVKIWVAQDYVRAAKGGTGAAKTGGNYAASLVPQAEAIAKGCDQVVFLDAVERKWIEELGGMNLFFVMEDGSVITPPLTGTILPGITRNSLIQLMREEGLTVREELYSIDQWKADAESGKLLETMACGTAAVVTPVGTVASHDGEFTIGSGGPGQLTSKLRKRLVGIQRGQEADTHGWVMKLD, encoded by the coding sequence ATGCAATTCAAGACTCTGCCCCACCCCACCCCTACGCCCGCCAAGACGCGTGACGCAGCGCTCGCCGATCCCGGTTTCGGAAAGCTGTTTTCCGATCATATGGTGGTAATCGACTACCTAGAAGGGAAAGGCTGGCACAATGCCACCGTCGGACCGCGCGAAGCGATCAGCCTCGATCCCGCTGCATCGGTGCTGCATTACGCGCAGGAAATCTTCGAAGGTATGAAGGCCTATAAGCAGGAAGATGGCAGCATCGCCCTGTTCCGGCCCGAAGAAAATGCTCGCCGTTTCAACGACAGTGCCGACCGGATGGCAATGCCGCGCATTCCAGAAGAGTTGTTCCTCGAAGCTGTCCGCCAGCAAGTTGCCGCCGACAGCGACTGGTTCCCGACTGTCGATGGGGGCTCGCTGTATCTGCGCCCCTTCATGTTCGCCAGCGAGGCGTTTCTGGGTGTGCGTCCAGCGAAGGAATACAAGTTCATCGTAATCGCCAGTCCGGCGGGCAATTACTTCAAATCGGGCGTGCCAGCGGTTAAAATCTGGGTTGCGCAGGATTATGTCCGCGCGGCCAAAGGTGGAACTGGTGCCGCCAAAACCGGAGGCAATTACGCTGCCAGCCTCGTCCCGCAAGCCGAAGCGATTGCCAAAGGCTGCGACCAAGTTGTGTTCCTCGACGCGGTCGAACGTAAGTGGATTGAGGAATTGGGCGGCATGAATCTGTTCTTCGTGATGGAGGACGGAAGCGTCATCACCCCGCCACTGACTGGCACAATCCTACCGGGGATTACGCGCAACAGCCTGATCCAATTGATGCGTGAAGAGGGGCTAACGGTTCGCGAAGAACTCTACAGTATCGACCAGTGGAAAGCCGACGCAGAAAGCGGTAAGCTGCTGGAAACAATGGCCTGTGGAACTGCGGCTGTGGTGACTCCGGTCGGCACTGTCGCCAGTCACGATGGAGAATTTACCATCGGCAGCGGAGGACCTGGGCAACTGACCTCAAAATTACGAAAGCGGCTCGTTGGAATACAGCGCGGTCAGGAAGCTGACACGCATGGCTGGGTTATGAAGCTCGATTGA
- a CDS encoding TlyA family RNA methyltransferase, with translation MAKKRRLDQMLVERGLVESRTRAQALVMAGLVFSGETKMAKSGQQLPEDAPLDVRGRDHPWVSRGGIKLAHAIEEFTLDPAGVTAMDVGSSTGGFTDVLLQGGAEHVIAVDSGTNQLSWKLRQDPRVTVMEQTSARILTSDMPQIASRPYSWVVCDASFISLRKVLETPLKLAQPDCRLVALIKPQFEVERGEVGRGGVIRDETLHQRVCNEVHAWLTEEGWQIDGITRSPITGPEGNVEFLISALRRAAGPIPAPV, from the coding sequence ATGGCCAAGAAAAGACGTCTCGATCAAATGCTTGTGGAGCGGGGATTGGTGGAAAGCCGGACCCGTGCGCAGGCGCTCGTGATGGCGGGGCTGGTGTTTTCCGGTGAGACCAAAATGGCCAAATCGGGCCAGCAATTGCCGGAGGACGCGCCGCTGGACGTGCGCGGACGCGATCATCCATGGGTTAGCCGGGGCGGAATCAAGCTGGCCCATGCGATAGAAGAATTTACGTTGGACCCAGCTGGCGTTACCGCGATGGATGTTGGCAGCTCAACCGGCGGGTTCACAGATGTCTTACTGCAGGGCGGGGCGGAACATGTCATTGCGGTAGATTCGGGCACCAATCAGCTGTCGTGGAAACTGCGTCAGGATCCCCGCGTAACCGTGATGGAGCAGACCAGCGCGCGGATTCTGACCTCCGATATGCCGCAAATCGCATCACGCCCTTATAGCTGGGTGGTTTGCGATGCATCCTTCATTTCGCTTCGTAAAGTCCTGGAAACTCCACTAAAATTGGCTCAGCCCGATTGTCGGTTGGTGGCGCTTATCAAACCCCAGTTCGAAGTCGAGCGCGGCGAAGTGGGTAGAGGCGGCGTTATCCGCGACGAGACATTGCATCAGCGTGTTTGCAACGAAGTGCATGCGTGGCTGACGGAAGAAGGGTGGCAGATTGACGGCATCACCCGCAGCCCGATTACTGGCCCCGAAGGCAATGTCGAATTCCTGATTTCGGCACTTCGCAGAGCTGCTGGACCAATCCCGGCACCAGTTTGA
- a CDS encoding TspO/MBR family protein has product MNVLASKGQLRASFFRWALFTVPACLLLGFLSGVFGGSPDSLWFESLIKPDIFPEPKWFGIVWSVLYVMMGIALALVCAAWGARGRTAALAAFAVQFVLNLAWSPVFFGLHQITAALVVIGLLAAVVIVTIALFWRVRKLAAILLLPYLAWVCFATLLNYEFLQLNPESDGAEPTGAIQRIEI; this is encoded by the coding sequence ATGAACGTCCTTGCCTCAAAAGGTCAGTTGAGAGCCAGCTTTTTCCGTTGGGCATTGTTTACCGTGCCCGCCTGCTTGCTGCTCGGTTTCCTGTCCGGCGTATTTGGTGGAAGTCCCGATAGCCTGTGGTTCGAATCGCTGATCAAGCCCGACATTTTTCCTGAACCGAAATGGTTCGGTATCGTGTGGAGCGTTCTATATGTGATGATGGGTATCGCACTGGCGCTAGTGTGTGCGGCTTGGGGGGCGAGAGGGCGAACCGCCGCGTTGGCCGCTTTCGCTGTGCAATTTGTTTTGAACCTAGCATGGTCCCCGGTGTTTTTTGGCCTCCACCAAATTACCGCCGCGCTTGTGGTCATTGGCTTGCTCGCCGCCGTGGTAATCGTAACAATCGCGCTATTTTGGCGGGTGCGAAAATTGGCTGCAATATTGCTGCTGCCCTACCTCGCATGGGTGTGCTTTGCGACGCTGCTGAATTATGAGTTCCTGCAGTTAAACCCAGAATCGGACGGCGCGGAACCAACCGGAGCAATACAGCGGATCGAAATTTAG
- a CDS encoding accessory factor UbiK family protein encodes MQSQNPIISDLVKLANSAAGTFAGMTREARESARDRMKEAMGGMDFVSREEFDAVKEMAAKAREENENLSERLAALEGKKAK; translated from the coding sequence ATGCAAAGCCAGAACCCGATAATCTCCGACCTCGTCAAACTCGCCAACAGCGCTGCAGGCACTTTCGCCGGCATGACTCGCGAGGCTCGCGAAAGCGCGCGCGACCGGATGAAAGAAGCGATGGGCGGAATGGATTTCGTTAGCCGTGAAGAATTCGACGCGGTCAAAGAAATGGCTGCCAAGGCTCGGGAAGAAAACGAAAATCTGTCTGAAAGACTGGCTGCGCTTGAAGGCAAGAAGGCAAAGTAA
- the recO gene encoding DNA repair protein RecO — protein MNLRAPAILLSARSHGETAVIARMLTEYEGMVAAYIAGGRGRVLRPVVIPGNLVEMDLRSKSENQLPFAKLELIRSRGPWLGEPLAAAAINWATALTATVLPERNAYPSLYLALKAVLDAICGAPSARGWLSGLVSYETLLLRELGYGGGPPPHHSDFADALAHFDRLFKPIENYLLADRYADVMSARTLLRERLAKINGQVES, from the coding sequence ATGAACCTTCGTGCGCCAGCCATTCTGCTCTCTGCCCGTTCGCATGGCGAAACGGCGGTGATAGCGCGAATGCTGACAGAGTATGAGGGCATGGTTGCCGCCTATATTGCCGGAGGGAGAGGACGCGTTCTCAGGCCTGTGGTTATTCCCGGCAATCTGGTTGAAATGGATTTGCGGTCCAAATCTGAGAACCAACTGCCCTTTGCCAAACTTGAACTAATCAGGAGCCGCGGTCCCTGGCTGGGCGAACCACTCGCGGCTGCGGCGATCAATTGGGCGACTGCGCTAACCGCCACCGTCCTGCCCGAGCGCAACGCCTATCCGAGCCTATATCTTGCCCTAAAAGCGGTGCTTGATGCGATCTGCGGCGCGCCTTCTGCCCGGGGCTGGCTGTCCGGTCTGGTCAGCTATGAAACGCTGCTTTTGCGAGAGCTTGGTTATGGAGGCGGGCCTCCACCGCATCATTCCGATTTTGCCGATGCGTTGGCGCATTTCGATAGATTGTTTAAGCCGATAGAGAACTACTTGCTTGCTGACCGATACGCCGATGTTATGTCCGCCCGTACGCTGCTGAGAGAGCGGTTGGCGAAGATAAACGGGCAGGTTGAATCATGA
- the leuB gene encoding 3-isopropylmalate dehydrogenase: MKIAVFPGDGIGSEVTREAVRVLEALDLPGLTLFEGDVGAIAYHRHGHPLPQETLAMAKAADAILFGAVGDPSCDNLERHLRPEQAVLGLRSELGLFSNLRPATVFAGLEDMSGLRPELARTIDMLIVRELNGDVYFGDKGMRTTADGQREGWDMMSYSESEVRRIANSGFQAARKRSSRLCSVDKANVLETSQLWRDVVIETAAEYPDVELSHLYVDNAAMQLVKDPGQFDVILTGNLFGDILSDLASMCVGSIGLLASASLGERETDFGTFGLYEPIHGSAPDIAGQGKANPMATILSAAMMLRHSFGDEAQAARIEAAVAMALADGIRGGDLGGKLGTSAIGDAVLERL; this comes from the coding sequence ATGAAAATAGCGGTTTTTCCAGGTGACGGAATCGGCTCCGAAGTAACGCGGGAGGCAGTGCGTGTTCTAGAGGCGCTCGATTTGCCCGGACTGACGCTGTTTGAAGGCGATGTCGGTGCGATTGCCTATCACCGCCACGGCCATCCATTGCCGCAAGAAACGCTCGCCATGGCCAAGGCTGCCGATGCAATATTGTTCGGCGCCGTCGGTGATCCGTCTTGCGATAATCTGGAGCGGCATTTGAGGCCTGAACAGGCGGTGCTTGGCTTGCGTTCGGAGCTTGGCCTGTTCTCCAATCTTCGCCCTGCAACCGTATTTGCCGGTTTGGAAGACATGTCCGGCCTGCGCCCGGAATTGGCTCGGACAATTGACATGTTGATCGTGCGCGAATTGAACGGCGACGTTTATTTTGGCGATAAGGGAATGCGCACCACCGCCGATGGTCAGCGTGAAGGATGGGACATGATGTCCTATTCCGAAAGCGAGGTTCGCCGGATTGCCAATTCGGGCTTCCAGGCTGCTCGCAAGCGAAGCTCCAGATTGTGCAGTGTGGATAAGGCAAATGTCTTGGAAACCAGCCAATTGTGGCGCGACGTTGTCATTGAGACTGCGGCCGAATATCCCGATGTCGAACTAAGCCACCTTTATGTCGATAATGCCGCGATGCAGTTGGTTAAAGACCCCGGCCAGTTCGATGTCATTCTTACGGGCAACCTGTTCGGTGATATTCTGTCGGATCTGGCCAGCATGTGCGTCGGGTCGATCGGCTTGCTGGCCAGTGCGTCTTTGGGCGAACGGGAAACGGATTTTGGCACTTTTGGCCTGTATGAGCCGATCCATGGCAGCGCCCCGGATATTGCGGGGCAGGGTAAAGCCAATCCGATGGCGACCATCCTTTCGGCAGCAATGATGCTGCGTCATTCCTTCGGTGACGAGGCGCAGGCTGCGCGGATCGAGGCAGCGGTGGCGATGGCACTGGCAGATGGAATTCGCGGGGGTGATTTAGGCGGCAAGCTTGGCACCAGTGCAATTGGCGATGCCGTGCTGGAGCGGCTGTGA
- a CDS encoding glycosyltransferase family 2 protein: MTPTEPPDLIPTLALGIVLPTLNERDNLVSLIERIRGALGPDGWEAIIVDDDSEDGTAELARRMARSDPRIRVIQRIGRRGLASAAIEGMCATSAEHVAVMDADHQHDPALLMDMLDEVRLGQADIAIASRFAEGGSADGLGSVRREQASGWANRIARRITGTRLTDPMSGYFLIETKRVRDLAPFLSGIGFKILLDILAASKPPLRVTEFPLKFGERLTGESKLDRAVAFEFLVGMYERTFGQLIPTRFAMFGSVGALGVAVHFATVALLYLTLGRSFAMAAIIATFVAMSFNFWLNNWLTYRDQRLKGAYAVVKGWLGFCLTCSIGAFANVAVATLLEARGIHWALATLAGIIIGSVWNYALSSRFVWGRF; encoded by the coding sequence GTGACCCCAACCGAGCCGCCGGATTTGATACCAACTCTGGCGCTCGGAATTGTTCTGCCGACGCTGAACGAGCGCGACAATCTCGTCTCGCTGATTGAACGCATTCGCGGTGCACTCGGCCCTGATGGTTGGGAAGCGATAATCGTTGATGATGACAGCGAAGATGGGACCGCTGAATTGGCTCGACGGATGGCGCGGTCCGACCCTCGTATTCGGGTGATCCAGCGTATTGGCAGGCGCGGCCTAGCCTCTGCCGCAATTGAGGGAATGTGCGCCACGTCGGCGGAACATGTCGCTGTGATGGACGCCGACCATCAGCATGATCCGGCGCTGCTGATGGATATGCTGGACGAGGTGAGGCTTGGCCAAGCTGACATCGCAATTGCCTCGCGGTTCGCGGAAGGCGGTAGCGCGGATGGACTGGGCAGTGTCCGGCGGGAACAGGCATCTGGCTGGGCCAACAGAATTGCGCGCCGGATTACCGGAACCAGACTGACCGATCCGATGAGCGGTTATTTCCTGATCGAAACCAAACGGGTTCGCGACCTTGCGCCTTTTTTGTCAGGCATCGGCTTCAAGATATTGCTGGATATTCTGGCGGCCTCCAAGCCCCCGCTTCGGGTCACAGAATTCCCGCTCAAATTCGGTGAGCGGTTGACGGGTGAAAGCAAGTTGGACCGGGCAGTGGCTTTTGAATTTCTGGTCGGCATGTATGAGCGGACTTTCGGGCAACTTATCCCCACAAGGTTCGCGATGTTTGGCAGCGTTGGCGCGCTGGGTGTGGCCGTGCATTTCGCAACTGTCGCGCTGCTTTATCTGACGCTGGGTCGCAGTTTTGCCATGGCCGCGATTATCGCGACATTTGTCGCAATGAGCTTTAACTTCTGGCTCAACAATTGGCTGACTTACCGCGATCAGCGGCTGAAGGGCGCATACGCAGTCGTTAAGGGATGGCTTGGTTTCTGCCTGACTTGTTCAATCGGGGCTTTCGCTAATGTCGCGGTGGCAACATTGCTGGAGGCGCGCGGCATCCATTGGGCGCTGGCCACCCTCGCGGGGATTATTATCGGCTCGGTATGGAACTACGCCCTATCCAGTCGATTCGTTTGGGGCCGGTTCTGA
- a CDS encoding phospholipid carrier-dependent glycosyltransferase — protein MFLCLVRLTIPSSPYFDEVHYLPAARALLDGGEWLNREHPLLGKEILALGIASFGDTALGWRIFPLMCGTLALFAAMRALWFATYSRFASLAYGLLLATGFLLFVHTRIAMLDIFMVAFFAVALWQCAAGLREPETAQWRLALAGIAIGLSMASKWNVLVVAMLPGLAFLGARLAASRRRLLLSKRGIPIAGMSLIQAGFLLGLLPLFVYWLTYIPAYFYDDNILEIGGFIQHHQTMLELQQSLKTPHNYQSNWPDWLLNLRAIWYLYEPVDGAQRGVMLIGNPLTMLLGLPAMAWAVWAGTKRRRWDLIAIVSLFAVSLGMWLFVGKPIQFYYHYFLPSCFLLASLAMALDELWQGGNRWMPLSALAGSLGIFACFYPILSASPLDGVAAFETWTWIEGWR, from the coding sequence ATGTTTTTGTGTTTGGTACGCCTGACAATTCCGTCCTCGCCCTATTTTGACGAAGTGCATTATCTGCCTGCAGCCCGCGCGCTGCTTGATGGTGGCGAGTGGCTAAATCGCGAACATCCATTGCTAGGCAAAGAGATATTAGCACTTGGCATAGCTTCGTTTGGCGACACTGCATTGGGATGGCGCATCTTCCCCTTAATGTGCGGAACGCTAGCCCTGTTCGCGGCGATGCGCGCATTGTGGTTCGCGACATACTCCCGCTTCGCTAGTTTGGCCTATGGCTTACTGCTTGCAACAGGCTTCCTACTGTTCGTCCACACACGGATCGCGATGCTCGACATCTTCATGGTGGCCTTCTTTGCCGTTGCGCTGTGGCAATGCGCGGCTGGGCTGCGCGAACCGGAGACGGCTCAATGGCGGCTCGCTCTGGCGGGAATTGCAATCGGGCTTTCGATGGCTTCAAAGTGGAATGTACTGGTGGTGGCAATGCTACCGGGGTTGGCATTTTTGGGCGCAAGGCTTGCGGCTAGCCGGCGGAGATTGTTGCTCAGCAAGCGCGGAATTCCGATAGCCGGAATGTCCCTGATACAGGCCGGTTTCTTGCTCGGCTTGCTGCCCTTGTTTGTCTATTGGCTGACCTACATTCCGGCATATTTTTATGACGATAATATACTGGAAATAGGCGGGTTCATCCAGCATCACCAAACCATGCTGGAACTTCAACAATCACTCAAGACCCCGCATAATTATCAAAGCAATTGGCCCGACTGGCTGCTGAATTTGCGGGCTATCTGGTACTTGTATGAACCGGTCGATGGGGCGCAACGCGGGGTCATGTTGATCGGCAATCCGCTCACAATGCTCCTCGGTCTCCCTGCGATGGCTTGGGCTGTATGGGCAGGAACCAAGCGCCGTCGATGGGACTTAATCGCGATTGTATCGTTGTTCGCGGTCAGCCTGGGCATGTGGCTGTTCGTGGGAAAGCCGATCCAGTTTTACTATCACTATTTCCTGCCAAGCTGCTTCCTTCTAGCTTCGTTGGCAATGGCGCTGGATGAACTGTGGCAAGGTGGTAATCGCTGGATGCCATTATCAGCCTTGGCAGGAAGTCTGGGAATCTTCGCGTGTTTCTACCCTATCCTCAGCGCATCGCCACTGGATGGAGTGGCCGCTTTCGAGACATGGACCTGGATCGAGGGGTGGCGATAA
- a CDS encoding trans-sulfuration enzyme family protein, which translates to MKKTTGMDRSVTQKWRPATQAVRGGTWRSEHGETSEALFLTSGYTYDDAATVAARFAGEEQGMTYSRLQNPTVAMLEERIALMEGAEACRTQASGMAAMTAALLCQLSVGDHCVAARAAFGSCRWLVDHLLPRFGIETTVIDSADNQEWDKAIRPNTKVFFFESPANPTLDIVDMDYVCKLATAHGITTVVDNAFCSPALQRPMEFGADVVAYSATKLMDGQGRVLAGAVCGTEEFINETLLPFQRNTGPNLAPFNAWVVHKGLETLSLRAHKQSENALKLGQFMEERIAKAGGTMLHPGLPSHPRYDLAQTQMDACGPIFSFVVRGRKQAHAILDALQLIDISNNIGDSRSLMCHPASTTHAGMSEDDRQQMGVLEGMLRINVGLEDADDVIEDMDQALASAGV; encoded by the coding sequence ATGAAAAAGACCACCGGAATGGACCGCAGCGTCACGCAAAAATGGCGCCCCGCAACACAGGCCGTACGCGGCGGCACATGGCGCAGCGAGCATGGCGAAACGAGTGAGGCGCTATTCCTCACCTCGGGCTATACATATGACGATGCCGCCACTGTCGCCGCGCGTTTTGCAGGTGAAGAGCAGGGGATGACGTATTCCCGGTTGCAAAATCCGACGGTCGCAATGTTGGAAGAGCGCATCGCCCTCATGGAGGGCGCGGAGGCCTGCCGCACTCAAGCAAGCGGGATGGCAGCAATGACAGCGGCGCTGCTGTGCCAATTGTCGGTCGGTGACCACTGCGTCGCCGCACGTGCTGCATTCGGGTCGTGTCGTTGGCTGGTCGATCATCTGCTGCCGCGTTTTGGTATTGAGACGACAGTGATTGACAGCGCGGATAATCAGGAATGGGATAAGGCAATTCGGCCCAACACAAAAGTATTCTTCTTTGAAAGCCCGGCCAATCCGACGCTCGATATTGTTGATATGGATTATGTCTGCAAGCTGGCGACAGCGCACGGCATCACCACGGTGGTCGACAATGCGTTCTGTTCGCCAGCGCTCCAGCGGCCGATGGAATTTGGCGCCGACGTAGTGGCCTATTCAGCGACGAAGCTGATGGATGGACAGGGGCGCGTGCTCGCTGGTGCAGTGTGCGGGACCGAAGAATTCATCAACGAAACGCTGCTGCCATTCCAGCGCAACACCGGACCCAACCTTGCGCCATTCAATGCGTGGGTTGTCCATAAAGGTCTCGAAACGCTCAGCCTGCGTGCACATAAGCAAAGCGAAAACGCGCTGAAGCTTGGCCAATTTATGGAAGAGCGCATCGCTAAAGCTGGCGGAACCATGCTCCATCCTGGATTGCCGAGCCATCCGCGCTACGATCTGGCGCAAACGCAGATGGACGCCTGCGGCCCGATTTTCAGTTTTGTAGTGAGGGGGCGCAAACAGGCCCACGCCATTCTCGACGCGCTGCAACTGATTGATATCAGCAACAATATCGGCGATAGCCGCAGCCTGATGTGTCACCCTGCCAGCACTACCCACGCAGGAATGAGCGAAGACGATCGCCAGCAAATGGGCGTGCTTGAAGGGATGCTGCGGATCAATGTTGGGCTGGAAGATGCAGACGATGTAATCGAAGATATGGATCAGGCGCTGGCATCGGCGGGTGTTTAA
- a CDS encoding SDR family NAD(P)-dependent oxidoreductase, with product MWARVGVAQQWERFAIIASDLVGPPKPVVRRIISRYAPENLGGSQTITDKRAALIVGAGDGLGSSICKAFAREGLEVCFTRRARNEQKLATLASEIEAEGGCAHGFGVDAREEDDMIALFDQIERDIGPLDVVVFNIGANVPFKITDTTSRVYRKVWEMAAFAGFLTGREAAKRMMPRGHGSILFTGATASLRGAAGFSAFAGAKHALRALAQSMARELGGEGIHVGHIIVDGLMDGTFARTNFPDVADRVEREEILSPDAVAAEYVHLWKQPRSAWTHELDLRPWKEKF from the coding sequence ATGTGGGCCCGCGTCGGCGTGGCGCAACAGTGGGAGCGGTTCGCGATAATAGCAAGCGATTTAGTGGGGCCTCCAAAGCCGGTTGTAAGGCGTATAATATCGCGATACGCTCCTGAAAACTTGGGTGGGAGCCAGACGATAACAGATAAACGCGCAGCATTGATCGTGGGAGCGGGCGACGGCCTTGGGTCCAGTATTTGCAAGGCGTTCGCGCGCGAGGGACTCGAAGTGTGTTTCACTCGCCGAGCTCGTAACGAACAGAAGCTGGCAACGCTGGCCTCCGAAATCGAGGCGGAAGGCGGCTGCGCCCATGGCTTTGGCGTTGATGCACGCGAGGAAGACGACATGATCGCCTTGTTTGACCAGATCGAACGCGACATCGGGCCGTTGGATGTCGTTGTCTTCAACATTGGGGCAAATGTCCCGTTCAAGATAACTGACACCACCAGCCGCGTTTACCGCAAGGTTTGGGAAATGGCGGCGTTCGCAGGCTTTCTGACTGGCAGAGAAGCGGCAAAACGGATGATGCCGCGTGGGCATGGTTCAATTCTTTTCACCGGAGCGACCGCTTCGCTGCGCGGCGCGGCGGGGTTCAGCGCCTTTGCCGGGGCCAAACACGCGCTGCGGGCGCTTGCGCAAAGCATGGCGCGAGAATTGGGCGGCGAAGGTATCCATGTTGGGCACATTATCGTCGATGGCCTGATGGACGGAACCTTTGCCCGAACCAATTTCCCAGACGTGGCCGATCGGGTCGAGCGGGAGGAAATTCTGAGCCCTGATGCAGTCGCCGCTGAATATGTTCACTTATGGAAACAACCGCGCAGCGCATGGACGCATGAGCTAGATTTGCGCCCGTGGAAGGAAAAATTCTGA
- a CDS encoding 2-hydroxychromene-2-carboxylate isomerase, which produces MAKTLNATIELIFDFVSPNAYFAYYPLKDMAAKYGSELLVTPVFLGGMHKLTGNAPPFIRDAEVKGKNEYAMLEMNRFIAKHGMTNWKMNPKFPFNSVTLQRLLCGVDAAERLKLLDLLLPAIWEHGLDASDPDAIGQALSSARLDAADLLSKTQEPTVKQSLMDNTDQAVARGAFGIPTIYVKTGDKSEMFFGKERLGQIEELLQSL; this is translated from the coding sequence ATGGCCAAGACCTTGAATGCAACTATCGAACTCATTTTCGATTTCGTCAGCCCAAATGCTTATTTCGCCTATTATCCACTGAAAGATATGGCCGCCAAATATGGTTCTGAGTTGCTGGTCACGCCAGTATTCCTCGGCGGAATGCACAAGCTAACCGGCAATGCGCCGCCTTTTATCCGCGATGCCGAAGTGAAAGGGAAAAACGAATATGCAATGCTGGAAATGAACCGTTTCATCGCCAAGCATGGCATGACCAATTGGAAGATGAATCCGAAATTCCCTTTCAATTCGGTGACATTGCAGCGGCTGTTGTGCGGCGTGGATGCAGCGGAGCGGCTGAAGCTTCTCGATTTGTTGCTACCCGCAATTTGGGAGCATGGGCTTGATGCGTCCGATCCCGATGCGATTGGCCAAGCGCTGTCCAGCGCGCGTCTCGATGCGGCAGATTTACTGTCGAAGACGCAAGAACCGACTGTGAAACAATCATTGATGGACAATACCGACCAAGCTGTCGCTCGCGGCGCATTCGGAATTCCAACGATCTATGTAAAGACTGGTGACAAGAGCGAAATGTTCTTTGGAAAAGAAAGGCTAGGTCAAATCGAAGAGCTTTTGCAAAGCCTTTAA